The segment CGGGTCGATCTTGCCGCGCCGCGCGAGCTCGGTGAGGTCACGCGTGTACTTGTCGAGCGCCTGGAATTTGCCCTCGGGGTCGCGGTCGGTGACGCGCTGGTTGCCGCGCACCTGCGTGAGCGCCGCGAGCAGCTTGTCGTGGTGGAGCCCCGCGCGCTCGAGGAGCTGCGTGGTGTCCTTGTCGCTCTTCAGCGCGGCGAAGAGGAGGTGCTCGGTCGAGATGAAGTCGTCCTTGAGGGCCTTCATCTCGTCCTCGGCCTTCTGGAGCAGGCCGAGCGCGCGCCTCGACAGGTTGGGCTCCGCCCCGCCGCTGACGCGCGGGTAGGTCTCGATCTTCGCGTCGAGCGCGGAGAGCACGCGGGCCGGGTCGACGCCGGCCTTCTCCAGGAGCGGCGCCCCGATACCCTCCTCCTGAGCGACAACCGCTCGCAAAAGGTGCTCCGGATAGAGCTCCGGGTTTCCGCGCCGGCTCGCGAGGTCGACGGCGGCGCGAACGGCTTCCTGGGCCTTGGTCGTCATTCTATCGATGCGCATGGCACGGCGAAACTAAGGCGTGATCTCGACCAAGCAAGCCCCTTGCCAGGTCGCCGAAGCGTTCGCACGCTGGGGGATCCTTTTCCGCTGCTCCGGGTTTGGGGATCGACATGGACGGGCGCCCTCGGCGAAGATGCGCGACCATGCGACACCATCGGATTCGATTCTTCGCTTTCGTGGCGCTCGGGGTGCCCGCCCTCGCGGCGGCGCTCGCCTCGTGCGGCGACGGAAACAGCACGGGCAGCGGCGCGTCCGCGGGCGCGAGCGCGGGCGGAAACGGCGGCGCGGGCGGCGGCGGCCAGGGCGGCGAGGGCGGCGAGGGCGGCGACCTCTTCGGCGACGGCGGGACGACCGGATGCACGCCGGGCGAGGCCTGCGGCGACGGCGGCGTCTGCACGCCGGGCGGGGTCTGCTGCACCGAGGACAAGGCCTGCGGCTCGGCGTGTTGCGGCGGGGACGAGGTCTGCTCGTTCCAGCAATGCGTGACGCCGGGCGCGACGTGTATCGACGCGACGGAGTGCCCGGAGGGCTCCTACTGCGAATATGCGCTCGGCGAGCCGAGCGGCATGCCCGACGGCGGCGGCGGCTCGTGCCAGGGCGGCGTGACGCCCGCGACGGGCAAATGCCTGCCGCAGCCCCCGGAGTGCGCGCCCGGCATGGAGCCCGGGCCGAACGACCCGATCACCTGCCTCGCGAAATGCGAATACAAGCCGCCCGTCGGCCAGTTCGAGCCGGTGCTGAAGTACGCCTGGGGTGACCCGGTCGCGCCGAGCACGCAGGACAGCGTGATGATGGCGCCGATCGTGGTCCAGCTCGACGACGACACCTGCGACGGCGTGGTGGACGAGCGCGACATCCCGGAGATCGTGTTCTCGACGTTCCAGACGAACAAGTACAACGAGAACGGGACGCTCCACGCCATTTCGATCATCAATGGCCAGGTCGTCGAGAAATGGACGGCGAACGCGGGCGTCGAGGCGGGCGTGAGCCAGAACCACCCGGGCCGCTCGATCGCCGCGGGCAACATCGACGGCGTGCCGGGCAACGAGATCGTGGTGTGCACGGTGCCCGAGGGCCGCGCCCGCGCTTATGACGCGACGGGCAAGGAGCTGTGGCTCAGCGCGCCCGGCACGTGCGGCATGCCCTCGCTCGCGGACCTCGATCAGGACGGCGACGTGGAGGTCGTCGTCGAGTCGCAGATCCTCGACGGCAAGACGGGCGCGACCGTGGCCACGCTGAACCCGGCGAACGCCTCGAACGTCGTGGTCTCCGACATGGACGGCGACGGCAAGCTCGACATCGTCGCAGCGAGCCGCATTTTCAAGGGTGACGGCACGTTGCTCGTCGACGCCGGCATCATCGCGAGTTTCCCCGCGGTCGGCGACCTCGACAAGGACGGCGTGCCCGAGGTCATCGCGGTCTACAACAACAACCACGAATTGCGCATCTGGCGGGTCGACCCGAACGAGCCGGGCGGCTTCAAGATCATCCGGACGGGCATCGACATCAACGGCACGCTCGACCCGGCCCTCTGCCCCACGAACAGCTCGGGTTACGTGCGCGGCGGCGGCCCGCCCACGGTGGCGGACTTCAATGGCGACGGCGTGCCCGACGTGGCCCTCGCCGGCGGCGTGGGTTATGCGGTGTTCGACGGCAAGAAGCTGATGGACCCCGCGATCCCGAACCCGGAGACGCTGCTCTGGATCCGACAGACGCAGGATTGCTCGTCCGCCTCGACGGGCAGCTCGGTCTTCGATTTCGAGGGCGACGGCAAGGCCGAGGTCGTCTACGCGGACGAGAAGATGATGCACGTCTATTCCGGGACCGACGGCGCCGTGCTCTACGAGACGTGCAACACGAACGGGACGCTGCAGGAGTATCCGCTCGTCGCGGACGTCGACAATGACGGCCAGGCCGACATCGTGGTCGTGTCGAACTCGTATTCGGGCTTCACCTGCGCCGACGGCTCGAAGACCGCGGGCGTGCGGATCTTCGGCGATAAAAACGGCAACTGGGTGCGGACGCGACGGGTGTGGAACCAGCACGCGTATCACGTGACGAACGTCGAGGAGGACGGGACGATCCCGACCGTCGAGCTGCCGAATTACAAGCAGCCGAAGCTCAACAATTTCCGGCAAAACGTGCAGCCCGCGGGCGAGTTCTCGGCGCCGGACCTCGTGGCCACGGTCTTCCCGGCCTGCGGCGGCCCGACGTACGGGCTCGTGGCGCGCGTGCGCAACATCGGCGAGGCGAGCGTCCCTTCGGGCGTGAACATCGGGTTTTACCTGGACGACCCGGCGAATGGCGGCGTCGCGCTCCCGGGCAGCCCCGTGGCGACCACGAAGGTGCTCTACCCGGCCGAGGCCGAGGACGTGCTCCTGCCGCTCCCCGCGCCGCCGCCCGGCGTGCTCGACGGGTCGAAGCCGATCTTCGTGATCGTCGACGATCAATCACCCCCGCACGCGTGGCACGAATGCCGGACCGACAACAACACCGCGCAAGGCAGCGGTGTCTGTGAAGGTGGGCCAAACTGACGCCATCACGGATTTCGAGGGCGGGCCTCACGTGAGGCCCGTCAGAATCGCCAGAACCACGCTAAATCCTGGACACACCGGACATGGCCGATTACTAGC is part of the Polyangium spumosum genome and harbors:
- a CDS encoding FG-GAP repeat domain-containing protein gives rise to the protein MRHHRIRFFAFVALGVPALAAALASCGDGNSTGSGASAGASAGGNGGAGGGGQGGEGGEGGDLFGDGGTTGCTPGEACGDGGVCTPGGVCCTEDKACGSACCGGDEVCSFQQCVTPGATCIDATECPEGSYCEYALGEPSGMPDGGGGSCQGGVTPATGKCLPQPPECAPGMEPGPNDPITCLAKCEYKPPVGQFEPVLKYAWGDPVAPSTQDSVMMAPIVVQLDDDTCDGVVDERDIPEIVFSTFQTNKYNENGTLHAISIINGQVVEKWTANAGVEAGVSQNHPGRSIAAGNIDGVPGNEIVVCTVPEGRARAYDATGKELWLSAPGTCGMPSLADLDQDGDVEVVVESQILDGKTGATVATLNPANASNVVVSDMDGDGKLDIVAASRIFKGDGTLLVDAGIIASFPAVGDLDKDGVPEVIAVYNNNHELRIWRVDPNEPGGFKIIRTGIDINGTLDPALCPTNSSGYVRGGGPPTVADFNGDGVPDVALAGGVGYAVFDGKKLMDPAIPNPETLLWIRQTQDCSSASTGSSVFDFEGDGKAEVVYADEKMMHVYSGTDGAVLYETCNTNGTLQEYPLVADVDNDGQADIVVVSNSYSGFTCADGSKTAGVRIFGDKNGNWVRTRRVWNQHAYHVTNVEEDGTIPTVELPNYKQPKLNNFRQNVQPAGEFSAPDLVATVFPACGGPTYGLVARVRNIGEASVPSGVNIGFYLDDPANGGVALPGSPVATTKVLYPAEAEDVLLPLPAPPPGVLDGSKPIFVIVDDQSPPHAWHECRTDNNTAQGSGVCEGGPN